The following DNA comes from Mycobacteroides immunogenum.
GAAAACCGTCGAGGGTGGAGCGCACCATCACGCGCAGTTGAAGATCGTGTGCGGCCTCGAGTTCCTCGATCGGCGCCGCTGCTTCGCGCAGGGCGGCCGCGGCATCGGCGAGGTGCTGCAGGGTGGCGGCCAGCAGCTGGCGCTTGCTGCCGAAGTGCCGGTGGACCAGGCCGTGGTTCACCCCCGCGCGCGTAGCGACCTCGCGGATCGATGTCGCGGCCGGCCCCTTCTCGGCGAAGAGGCCTGAGGCGGCGTTCAGGACGGCCTCGACGACCTCCTCCTTGCCGACGGGCTTGGTATCCGTTGCCTCCTGTGTAGTCATGTGTGTACAGTAGCGGATGACCGAGTGTAGTCATTTGACTACACCGGATTATCGAACAGAAGGAACGGGTCATGAGCAGTGATTTGCGTGTAGTGAAGCTGGGCGAGAACATCGGCGCCCGTATCGACGGAGTTCGCCTGGGCGATGTGGACGCCGAGACCGCGCGCGCCATCAACGAGGCGATGCTGGAACACAAGGTGATCTTCTTTCGGGGCCAGCATCACCTGGACGACGAGGCACAGTTCGCGTTCGCACGATGCATGGGCGTACCCACCTCGCCGCATCCGACGCTGAAATTCGACGGCGAGCGCGTGATGCGGCTCGATTCCGAGGAAGGCGGCCGCGCCAACCAGTGGCACACCGATGTCACCTTCGTGGACAGGATTCCGAAGGCATCCATCCTGCGGGCCGTCGAGCTGCCGCCCTATGGCGGCACCACCACCTGGGCCTCCACGGTCGCCGCGTATCGGCAGTTGCCCGCGGCGTTGCAGGAGCTGGCGGACAAGCTGTGGGCCATGCACAACAACCAATTCGATTACGCTCAAGTCGATCCCGCCAAAGTTGCAGAGCTACTGGCCAAGTCGGGCTCCGGTTCCAAGTACGTGCGTGAGTTCGGCGCCACTCATTTCGAGGCCCAGCACCCGGTGGTGCGAGTGCATCCCGAGACGGGTGAAAAGGCCCTGCTGCTGGGCAACTTCGTCAAGCGAATCCTGGACGTGAGCGGCAGCGAGTCGCAGGCGTTGTTCCGGATGTTCCAGGATCGGATCACCTGGCTGGAGAACACGATTCGGTGGAGCTGGGAACTGGGTGATGTCGCGATGTGGGACAACCGGGCCACCCAGCACTACGCCATCTCCGACTACGGCGATCAGCGTCGCCGCATGCACCGCGTCACGCTGGCGGGCGATGTCCCGGTGAGCGTCGACGGGGAAAGTAGCCGGGTGATCGCCGGGGACGCCAGCGACTATTCGGTGATCGACAACCCGAAGCGCCTGGTGGCCTGAGCGGGCAGCCCTCGAGTGGGAATCTCGCGAGGGAATCCAGCCGGTTTGCCTCGTGAGATTCCCACTCGGCGCTCGGGTTAGGCCGGGCGTCTGCCCAGGAAGAATGCTGCCGCGGCACCCAGCGCGGCTGCCACTGCCGCGATGCCGCCGGCCACCCACCACGACGGGCCGTTGGAGGCGTCGGGGCTCTTGGGGCCGAGCAGTGCGCCCACGATGGTGTTGAAATTGTCGGTCTGATCGGTGAGGCCGGAGACATTCGCGGCACCCGGCCCGTATGCGGCGATGCGCACCTGGGTTCCGGTGTGAGTCTGCGACTCTCCTTCCGGCGCGGTGGGATACACGATTCGCATGGTGGCTCCGTCGGCGGTCTTCACCGCGACCGACAGGCTTGACGGGTTGTTGAAGTCCTCGGGAACGATGAGCGAGGAATGCCCGTGATCGGCGGTCACGATCACCAGGGTGTTGCGGTCCTGACGGGCGAAGTCCAGGGCGGCGGTGACGGCCTCGTCGAGGGCGATGGTCTCACCGATCTGGCCGCAGATGTTGGCCGCGTGATCCTGCTTGTCGATCGAAGCGGACTCGACCTGCAGGAAGAAGCCCTTGTCCTTGCCCTTCTTGGAATTGACCAGTAGATCAATGGCTTTGGTGGTCATTGCGGCCAGTTGGGGTTGCTCCTTGGGCAGCTCGGGGTTTTGCCGGCAGGTGGTCGCGGGCAGCTTGCCGCCGTTGGGCACCGCGGCCGGTACCTTGTCCCACTGCACCGGCAGGTTGCCCTTGCCGAAGACCCCCAGTACGGGGTTGTCGAGGTTGTTCACCTTGTTCAGATCGCCTGCGGTGGTGGGTAACTGGTAGCCAGCGGCCTTGGCGACCTCGAGGGACGTCTTGCCCTTGTGCTCGCCTGCGGTGATGGTCTCGTCGAAGTACTTGGCGCCGCCGCCCAGGCTGATATCGGCGCGGGTGTTCACCAGCTGCTCGGAGATGGATCCCCTGCCGCCGTTGTCGACGGCGTTGGTGGCGCATTTCGCGAGGGTCTCCTTGGGGCCCTTGCAGTCCCGATCGGTGACGTGCGCGGTGAGCACCGCCGGGGTGGCGTCCTGCAGTTCTGCGGTGGTGACATTGCCGGTCGCGAAGCCCTGCTTCTGCACGATCTCCAGGATCGTGTCGAGCGGCTTACCGTCCAGGCCGACGGAGATGGCGCCGTTGTAGGTCTTGGTGCCGGTGGCCCATCCGGTGCCGGAGGCCGCCGAGTCGGTCACGTAATCCGGCTTGCCCTTATCGGGCCCGTCCTTGGTCAGCGCGAACGTGGTGTATTCGCCAGTGATCGGCAGCGCGTCCAGTCCGGGCAATGTCCCGGCGGCGCCGTACTGGTAGTTGCGCGCCGAGGTGATCTCCGAGGTGCCCATGCCATCGCCGATCAGCAGGATGACGTTCTTGGCGTTCCGGCCACGTACCGAATCACGCAGATCTGCCGTCTTGTCACCGTCACGGCCGCCCTGGGTGCGGTTGGCACCGCCGGTCTTGGCGATCTCGTTCGTGGGCACCTCAGGTGAATCCGAAGGCGGCGCGGCGCCGGCTGCCGGGGCCAGGGCCAGGGTTAGCGCTGCGGACGCGGCCAGTGCCGTGCTGCGAAGGCTCATGCTGACAGCTTGCTGTGAATCGGCGTCCAGCTGCCAGCCTTACGGTGAACGCGGGGTGAACCGCCTGCTATCCGGCGGGCAGGTCCAGCACCAGGCGACCTTCGCCGCGCGAGACGCAGGTCAGGATCTGTCCCTCTTCTCGTTGCGACTCGGTGAGGATCTGATCGCGGTGATCTGCGTTGCCCGCCAGTACGTGCACCTTGCACGTGCCGCAGAAACCCTGCTGGCACGAGTAGGCCACGTGGGGCAGCCGTTCCTTGATGACATCTAGTGCGGTGCGGTCGGCGGGTACGTTCAGCACCGGTCCGCCCGGTCCCAGCTGCACCTCGAACGGATGACCGTCCACCACGGGTGCCGCCGCGAAACGTTCGAAATGCAGTTCCACTGAAGGCATTTCGAGCAAGCGCCGCTGCAGCACCGCGAGCATCGGGGCGGGACCGCAGCAGTACACCGCGTCGTTCTCACCCACGTCGGGCAGCAGGTCGTCGGCCGTCGGCAGCCCGGACTGATCGTCAGTCCGGATGATCACCCGATCACCAAAGCGCTTGAGTTCGTTGAGGAACGGAAGCGAATCCCGGTGCCGTCCGGTGTACACCATGGTCCACGGCTTACCCAGCTGTTCGGCGAAGGCGATCATGGACAGGATGGGCGTGATGCCGATACCGCCGGCCACGAAATGCAGCTTGCGGGGTCCCGGCTGGGTCATGGCTAGCGGGAAGGCGTTGCGCGGTCCCAGGATCGACACCGTGGCGCCGATCTGCAGCGCGTCGTGTACCTCGATCGAGCCGCCACCGCCGTCGGGGATGCGGCGTACCGCGATGCGGTAGTGGTACGGATCCGACACATCACCGCACAGCGAGTACTGCCGCATCCGTCCGGACGGCAGCAGCAGGTCCAGGTGTGCGCCCGGGTGCCATGGCGGCAGCCGCTCCCCGTCGGGCGACGCCAGCACTAGGCTTGCCACGTCCTGATCCTTGGCCTCGATCCAGCGGTCCTTGACCACCAGCTGCAGCGTCCGGTCGACGTGGTTCTCCGGTGGCTTCTTGAGAATCAGCAAGGCGCCGATGGCGCGGACCGCGACCGGGAACAGCGCGGTGCCCAGTGCGATCGTGGGTGAAACCGGCAGCGTGCCGTACAGCGTGGGCGGCAGTGAGGGCCGCTTGCGCTTGGGGGTGGACTGGGCCGTGCGGCGGAATCGGTCGAACATCAGTAGCCGGCCGCAGCCTTGGCGGCGGGCGACGTACTCAGGTATGCCACCGCCTGCGCCGTGCTGCCCACCTGGTCGGGTGAGAAGCCCGGGCGCATGAACTCAAGAGCCGATTTACCCAGCTCGCGCCAGCGCAGGAAAGCGCCCCGCTTCATGGCCTTGTTCATCTGCCGCAGCACGCCGAACACGCCGTAGTTGGGCAACGACGGGTCCTGGCGCACCAAGAACTTGGTGTAGCGCAGCATCACACCGACCAGCAACACGGTGGCCAGTACGAAGGTGAGCATCATGTGTCCGCGCCGGATCTGGAAGTACCGGGCGACGTCGTACGCGACGCTGCGGTGCTCCACTTCCTCGGCACCGTGCCAGCGGAACAGGTCCACCATCTCCGGATCGGCGTTGAACTTCTCGAAGGGGTGGTTCAGTACCCAGTCGCCCAGCACAGCGGTGAAGTGTTCGATACCGGCGATGAGGGCCAGCTTCTCCACCATGACGCGGTAGCGCAGCTTCTCACTGCGCAGCTCGTTGGTGCGTTCCAGCATGTGGGTGATGTATTCGATCTGGGTCAGCGCCGGCCGTACATCCAGGCCGTTCTTTTCCAGGAAGTCGCCGAGGACCTTGTGGTGCGTCTCGGCGTGCACGGCTTCCTGGCCCATGAATCCGATCATGGCCTCGCGGATCTTGTCGTCCTTCACGTAGGGCAACGCGCGGGTGAAGGTATCGACGAACGCCCGCTCGCCCTCCGGGAGAAGGAGATTGAAGGCCGAGATGAAGTGCGACACGATGGGCTCGTTCGGAATCCAGTGCAGCGGGGTGTGGCTGGTGTCGAACTGGACATTGCGCGGCCGCAGCACGACCTCGCCCGGCTCGGTGGGTACGACCTGCAGGCCCGTGGTGTCAGTTGTGTTGCGCGCCATGATGTCTGATCTCCTTCTCGCTACCGACTGATCTTGTCGCTGAGGCCCCAAAAGAACCGATTCAGCGCCGGGGCCAGGCGGCTGAAGTGGTACTGCACATGCGCCTCCGGGGTGACGGGCACGACTGACTTGCCCTTGGCGACGGCGTTGACGATCTCCTTGGCCACCTTCTCCGGGCCGTATCCGCGCTTGGCGTACAGGCCCGCCCCCTGCTGCTGGCGCTTGGCCTCTGCCTCCGGTGACAGACCCGAGAACTGGGTAGTGCGAATGATGTTCGTGTTGACGATGCCCGGACAGATGGTGCTGACCTTCACCTTGTCGCGCGCGAGCTCGCCGCGCAGCACGTCGGAGAACATGAACACGGCTGCCTTGCTGGTGGCGTAGGCGCCCATCTCGGGGATCGGTGTGTACGCGGCGGCGCTGGAGATGTTGACGATGTGACCGCTCTTGCGCTCGGCCATCCGCGGCCCGAAGGCGCGGCAGCCGTGGACGACGCCGCCCAGGTTGATGTTGAGCACCCGCTGGAAGTCGGCGGAGGGAGTGTCGAAGAACCGCCCGCCCTGTCCGATGCCGGCGTTGTTGATCAGGACGTCGGGCACACCATGCTGGGCGCACACATCGTCGGCGAACGCGGATACCGCCGTCTCGTCGGAAACATCCAGGGCATAGGGGTACGCGGATCCGCCGAGCTTCTCGATGAGCCCTACCGTTTCGTTGGCGGTATCGAGATTGATATCGGCGACGACGACGCGAGAGCCCTGGCGCGCGAAGGCCAGCGAGGTCTCGCGGCCGATACCGCTACCGCCGCCGGTCACCACCACCAGACTGTTGCGTTGGGCACTGCCGGATGTCATGCATCCTCCGAATCCTGCGCACCGCTGCGCTTACGTGATGAAGGAGATTGTAAAACACCGCGAGCACGCGAAAAAAGACGTGACGTCCAATACGGGATTCACCGGTATTCCCCGAGGAAACATGCGTTGACCTTGCTATGAAGAACGCATTGAGAACACGACGCCATCAGGTGTCGCGCCATCTAACCACCCGAGTTGGCGTGCGACGGGGTTCCTGACATATCGTTTTGATTACTTGTCGCGTCGGGGCACGAGATCCGCTGGTCAACGGTGTCCGGTGGGTGCCTCATCGTCACCGCGAGCGCAACCCAGCAGACGGGCGAGAAGGACGCTACGGACAAGGGCCAACGGGCCAGCCCCGGGGTAGAGCATCACCCCGTGCCGGTCTGTGAGGCACCTTCGAGGAGGGCATAGACGGGTGCATACAGCCGATGCACCTGAGCAGGCCCCGGAGACGAGACGAGCAGCCATGCCACACCCCGCGACCGGGCTCTACAACCCGGCATACGAGCACGATTCGTGCGGTGTCGCCATGGTCGTGGATATGCACGGCCGGCGCAGCCGCGACATCGTGGACAAGGCAATCACCGCACTGCTGAACCTGGAGCACCGTGGTGCGGCGGGAGCCGAGCCGAACAGCGGTGACGGCGCCGGAATCATGCTGCAGATCCCGGACAAGTTCTTCCGTGCCGTCGTGGACTTCGAGTTGCCCGCCGAGGGCAGCTACGCCTCCGGTATCGCCTTCCTGCCGCAGGGGTCCAAGGACGCCGCCGCCGCGAGCGAGGCCGTCGAGAAGATCGTCGAGGCAGAGGGTTTGACGGTCCTGGGCTGGCGTGAGGTTCCGCACGACGACTCCTCGCTGGGCGCGCTCGCCCGCGACGCCATGCCCACCTTCCGGCAGCTGTTCATCTCCGGCGCCTCCGGCATCGAGCTGGAGCGGCGCGTCTACGTGGTGCGCAAGCGCATCGAGCACGAGCTGGGCAACCAGGGATCCGGCCGGGGCAGCCTCGGCGAGGAAACCGTCTACTTCCCAAGCCTTTCCGGCCGCACCTTCGTCTACAAGGGCATGCTGACTACCCCGCAGCTGCGGGCGTTCTATCTGGATCTGCAGGACGAGCGGGTTGAGAGCGCGCTGGGCATCGTGCACTCGCGCTTCTCCACCAACACCTTCCCGTCCTGGCCGCTGGCCCACCCCTACCGCCGGGTGGCGCACAACGGTGAGATCAACACCGTCGCAGGCAATGAGAATTGGATGCGGGCCCGCGAGGCGCTCATCAAGACCGATGTCTTCGGTGAGCCCGGCCAGATCGAGAAGATCTTCCCGATCTGTACGCGCGGTGCCTCGGACACGGCGCGGTTCGACGAGGCACTGGAACTGCTGCACCTGGGTGGCCGCCCCTTGCACCACGCGGTGCTGATGATGATTCCCGAGGCCTGGGAACGGCACGAGTCCATGGACCCGGAGCGCCGCGCCTTCTACGAGTACCACTCCTCCCTCATGGAGCCCTGGGATGGGCCGGCCTCGGTGTGCTTCACCGACGGCACCATCGTGGGCGCGGTGCTCGACCGCAACGGTCTACGGCCGTCGCGTGTTTGGGTGACCAACGACGGACTTGTCGTGATGGCCTCCGAAGCCGGCGTGCTGGACCTGGATCCGTCCACCGTCGTGCAGCGCACCCGGCTGCAGCCCGGCCGCATGTTCCTGGTGGATACCACCCAGGGGCGCATCGTCTCCGATGAAGAGGTCAAGGCAGAGCTGGCCGCGGCCGAGCCGTACCAGCAGTGGCTCGACGAGGGTCTGGTGCGCCTTGAGCAGCTGCCGGACCGTCCGCACCAGCACATGCCGCACGACCGGATTGTGTTGCGTCAGCAGGTATTCGGTTACACCTACGAGGAGATCAACCTGCTGGTGGCGCCGATGGCCCGCACCGGCGCCGAGGCCCTCGGATCGATGGGCACCGACACCCCGATCGCGGTGCTGTCCAACCGTTCCCGGATGCTCTTCGACTACTTCCAGCAGCTTTTCGCCCAGGTGACCAATCCCCCGCTGGACGCCATTCGCGAAGAGGTCGTGACCAGCCTGGGCGGTGTGATCGGCCCCGAGGGTGACCTGTTGCACCCGACCGCCGAGTCGTGCCACCAGATCCTGTTGCCGCAGCCGGTGTTGCACAACGACGAGCTGGACAAGCTGATTCACCTCGATCCCGCCGATGAGGTCAAGGGCCGCCGGCATGGCTTCTCGAGCCGGGTGGTGCGCTGCCTGTACCCGGTCGCCGAGGGCGGCGCCGGACTGCGCACCGCGCTCGAATCGGTGCGCGCCGAGGTCTCCGCAGCCATCGCCGATGGCGCCCAGGTGATCATCCTGTCGGATCGTGAGTCCGATGATCAGATGGCGCCCATCCCGTCGCTGCTGGCGGTTGCGTCGGTGCACCATCACCTGGTGCGCGAACGCTCGCGCACCAAGGTCGGCTTGGTGGTCGAAGCCGGTGACGCCCGCGAGGTGCACCACGTCGCGGCGCTGGTCGGTTTCGGTGCCGCCGCGGTCAACCCGTACATGGCGTTCGAGTCCATCGAGGACCTCATCGACCGCGGCGTGATCTCGGGTGTGGAGCGCGACAAGGCGATCCGCAACTACATCAAGGCAGCCGGCAAGGGCGTGCTCAAGGTGATGTCCAAGATGGGCATCTCGACGCTGGCCTCCTACACCGGTGCCCAGCTGTTCCAGGCCATCGGTCTCTCGCAGGAGCTGCTCGACGAGTACTTCACCGGACTGGCCTGCCCCACCGGCGGTATCGGTCTTGACGAGATCGCGGCCGATGTCGCCTCGCGTCACCACCTGGCATTCCTGGAACGCCCCGAGGAGTGGGCACACCGCGAGCTCGAGGTCGGCGGCGAGTACCAGTGGCGGCGTGAGGGTGAGTACCACCTGTTCAACCCGGACACCGTTTTCAAGCTGCAGCACTCCACCCGCACCGGCCAGTACTCGGTGTTCAAGGAGTACACCCAGCTGGTCGATGACCAGAGCGAGCGGATGGCGTCGCTGCGCGGCCTGCTGAAGTTCAAGGCCGGGATTCGTCCCCCTGTTCCCCTGGACGAGGTGGAGCCCGCCAGCGAGATCGTGAAGCGCTTCTCGACCGGTGCCATGAGCTTCGGCTCGATCTCGGCCGAGGCGCACGAGACGCTGGCGATCGCGATGAACCGCCTGGGCGGCCGGTCGAACTCCGGTGAGGGCGGCGAGGATCCGCGCCGGTTCATCCCGGACGAGAACGGCGACTGGCGCCGCAGTGCCATCAAGCAGGTGGCCTCCGGCCGCTTCGGTGTCACCTCGCACTACCTGAGCAACTGCACCGACATCCAGATCAAGATGGCGCAGGGCGCCAAGCCCGGCGAGGGTGGCCAGCTGCCCGCGCACAAGGTGTATCCGTGGGTGGCCGAGGTGCGCCACTCCACGCCCGGTGTGGGTCTGATCTCCCCGCCGCCGCACCACGACATCTACTCGATCGAGGATCTGGCGCAGCTGATCCACGACCTGAAGAACTCCAACCCGCAGGCGCGTATCCACGTGAAGCTGGTGTCGGAGAACGGTGTCGGCACGGTGGCCACGGGTGTCTCGAAGGCGCACGCCGACGTGGTGCTCATCTCCGGGCACGACGGCGGAACCGGTGCCACCCCGTTGACTTCCATGAAGCACGCCGGTGCGCCGTGGGAATTGGGTCTGGCCGAGACGCAGCAGACGCTGCTGCTCAACGGCTTGCGGGATCGCATCGTCGTGCAGGTGGACGGCCAGCTCAAGACCGGCCGCGACGTGATGATCGCAATGCTGCTGGGCGGCGAGGAGTTCGGTTTCGCGACCGCCCCACTGGTGGTCTCGGGCTGCATCATGATGCGCGTATGCCACCTGGACACCTGCCCGGTGGGCGTGGCCACCCAGAATCCGGTGCTGCGCCAGCGCTTCAACGGCAAGCCGGAGTTCGTGGAGAACTTCTTCCTGTTCATCGCCGAAGAGGTGCGCGAGCTCATGGCCGAGCTCGGCTTCCGTACCGTGAACGAGGCAGTCGGACAGGTCGGCGCGCTGGACACCGAGAAGGCGATCGCGCACTGGAAGGCCAGCAAGATCGACCTGACTCCGGTGCTGACCGAGCCCGAGTCGGCGTTCATGAACCAGGACCTGTACTGCAGCGGTTCGCAGGACCACGGCCTGGAGAAGGCGCTGGATCAGCAGCTCATCGTGATGAGCCGCGAGGCATTGGATCACGGCACCCCGGTGAAGTTCGAGACGCTGATCACCAACGTCAACCGGACCGTCGGCACCATGCTCGGTCACGAGGTGACCAAGGCCTATGGCGGCGAAGGTCTCCCGGACGACACCATCGACATCACGTTCACCGGCTCGGCCGGGAACAGCTTCGGTGCGTTCGTGCCGCGCGGTATCACCTTGCGGCTGTTCGGCGACGCCAACGACTACGTGGGCAAGGGCCTGTCCGGCGGGCACATCGCGGTGCGCCCGTCCCGCGAGGCACCGGAAGGCTTCGAGGCCGAGAAGAACATCATCGGCGGCAACGTCATCCTGTTCGGAGCCACCAGCGGTGAGGCATTCCTCAACGGTGTGGTCGGTGAGCGGTTCGCCGTGCGTAACTCCGGGGCATCCGCCGTCGTCGAAGGAGTCGGCGATCACGGTTGCGAGTACATGACCGGTGGCACCGTGGTGGTGCTCGGCCCCACGGGCCGTAACTTCGCGGCGGGTATGTCGGGCGGCGTGGCCTACGTCTACGACCCCGACAAGAACCTGGTGGACAACCTCAACGACGAGATGGTCGATGTGGACGCGCTGGACCCTGACGATGAGCAGGTACTGCGCAGCCTCATCGAAAAGCATGTGGCGGCGACCGACTCTGCTGTCGGACAACGCATTCTGGCCGACTGGAGCGGCCAAAGCGACTCCTTCGTCAAGGTGATGCCTCGCGACTACCGTCGCGTGCTGGAGGCCATCGCCGACGCGGAGCTGACCGGAGGCGATGTGAACGAAGCGATCATGGCGGCCGCTCGTGGGTGACCCAAGCGGCTTTCTGACCCACACCACCCGCGAACTGCCCAAGCGGCGCCCTGTGCCGCTGCGGCTGCTCGACTGGAAAGAGGTCTACGAGGACTTCGAGCACTCGGCGCTGCAGACGCAGGCGTCGCGCTGCATGGACTGCGGAATCCCGTTCTGCCACAAGGGCTGCCCGCTGGGTAACCTCATTCCCGAGTGGAACGACATGGTGTACCGCGGAAACTGGCGCGAGGCCATCGAGCGTCTGCACGCCACCAACAACTTCCCCGAGTTCACCGGCCGGCTCTGCCCGGCGCCGTGTGAGGCATCGTGCGTGCTGGGCATCAACCAGGACCCGGTGACCATCAAGCAGGTCGAGGTCGAGCTGATCGACAACGCCTTCGAGAACGACTGGGTCAAGCCCATTCCATCCGAGGTGAAGACTGGCAAGAAGGTCGCGGTGGTGGGTTCCGGACCGGCGGGATTGGCTGCGGCACAGCAGCTCACCCGGGCCGGACATGATGTCACCGTGTACGAGCGTGCCGACCGCATCGGCGGTCTGCTGCGCTACGGCATCCCCGAGTTCAAGATGGAAAAGCGCCACATCGACCGGCGTCTGGACCAGATGCGGGCCGAGGGAACGGTCTTCGAGGCCGGCGTGAACGTGGGCGTGGATATCACTGCCGAGGAGCTGCGTGCGAAGTTCGACGCGGTGGTCCTCGCGGGCGGCGCGACCGCCTGGCGTGATCTGCCGGTTCCCGGCCGTGAGCTCGAGGGCATCTACCAGGCCATGGAATACCTGCCCTGGGCCAACAAGGTGCAACTCGGCGACGACGTCGTAGACGCCGACGGCCAGCCGCCGATCACGGCAAAGGGCAAGCACGTCATCATCATTGGCGGTGGCGACACCGGTGCCGACTGCCTGGGCACCGCGCACCGGCAGGGTGCGGCGAGCATCCAGCAGTTCGAGATCATGCCGAAGCCGCCGGAGAGCCGCTCTGAGCGCGACCCGTGGCCCACCTACCCGACGTTGTTCCGGGTGGCCTCCGCACACGAAGAGGGCGGCGAGCGGATCTACGCCGTCAACACCGAGCGGTTCCTCGGCGAGGACGGCAAGGTCACCGGTCTGCGGGCTCACGAGGTGGTCTTCAACGCCGGTAAGTTCG
Coding sequences within:
- the gltB gene encoding glutamate synthase large subunit; translated protein: MPHPATGLYNPAYEHDSCGVAMVVDMHGRRSRDIVDKAITALLNLEHRGAAGAEPNSGDGAGIMLQIPDKFFRAVVDFELPAEGSYASGIAFLPQGSKDAAAASEAVEKIVEAEGLTVLGWREVPHDDSSLGALARDAMPTFRQLFISGASGIELERRVYVVRKRIEHELGNQGSGRGSLGEETVYFPSLSGRTFVYKGMLTTPQLRAFYLDLQDERVESALGIVHSRFSTNTFPSWPLAHPYRRVAHNGEINTVAGNENWMRAREALIKTDVFGEPGQIEKIFPICTRGASDTARFDEALELLHLGGRPLHHAVLMMIPEAWERHESMDPERRAFYEYHSSLMEPWDGPASVCFTDGTIVGAVLDRNGLRPSRVWVTNDGLVVMASEAGVLDLDPSTVVQRTRLQPGRMFLVDTTQGRIVSDEEVKAELAAAEPYQQWLDEGLVRLEQLPDRPHQHMPHDRIVLRQQVFGYTYEEINLLVAPMARTGAEALGSMGTDTPIAVLSNRSRMLFDYFQQLFAQVTNPPLDAIREEVVTSLGGVIGPEGDLLHPTAESCHQILLPQPVLHNDELDKLIHLDPADEVKGRRHGFSSRVVRCLYPVAEGGAGLRTALESVRAEVSAAIADGAQVIILSDRESDDQMAPIPSLLAVASVHHHLVRERSRTKVGLVVEAGDAREVHHVAALVGFGAAAVNPYMAFESIEDLIDRGVISGVERDKAIRNYIKAAGKGVLKVMSKMGISTLASYTGAQLFQAIGLSQELLDEYFTGLACPTGGIGLDEIAADVASRHHLAFLERPEEWAHRELEVGGEYQWRREGEYHLFNPDTVFKLQHSTRTGQYSVFKEYTQLVDDQSERMASLRGLLKFKAGIRPPVPLDEVEPASEIVKRFSTGAMSFGSISAEAHETLAIAMNRLGGRSNSGEGGEDPRRFIPDENGDWRRSAIKQVASGRFGVTSHYLSNCTDIQIKMAQGAKPGEGGQLPAHKVYPWVAEVRHSTPGVGLISPPPHHDIYSIEDLAQLIHDLKNSNPQARIHVKLVSENGVGTVATGVSKAHADVVLISGHDGGTGATPLTSMKHAGAPWELGLAETQQTLLLNGLRDRIVVQVDGQLKTGRDVMIAMLLGGEEFGFATAPLVVSGCIMMRVCHLDTCPVGVATQNPVLRQRFNGKPEFVENFFLFIAEEVRELMAELGFRTVNEAVGQVGALDTEKAIAHWKASKIDLTPVLTEPESAFMNQDLYCSGSQDHGLEKALDQQLIVMSREALDHGTPVKFETLITNVNRTVGTMLGHEVTKAYGGEGLPDDTIDITFTGSAGNSFGAFVPRGITLRLFGDANDYVGKGLSGGHIAVRPSREAPEGFEAEKNIIGGNVILFGATSGEAFLNGVVGERFAVRNSGASAVVEGVGDHGCEYMTGGTVVVLGPTGRNFAAGMSGGVAYVYDPDKNLVDNLNDEMVDVDALDPDDEQVLRSLIEKHVAATDSAVGQRILADWSGQSDSFVKVMPRDYRRVLEAIADAELTGGDVNEAIMAAARG
- a CDS encoding glutamate synthase subunit beta, encoding MGDPSGFLTHTTRELPKRRPVPLRLLDWKEVYEDFEHSALQTQASRCMDCGIPFCHKGCPLGNLIPEWNDMVYRGNWREAIERLHATNNFPEFTGRLCPAPCEASCVLGINQDPVTIKQVEVELIDNAFENDWVKPIPSEVKTGKKVAVVGSGPAGLAAAQQLTRAGHDVTVYERADRIGGLLRYGIPEFKMEKRHIDRRLDQMRAEGTVFEAGVNVGVDITAEELRAKFDAVVLAGGATAWRDLPVPGRELEGIYQAMEYLPWANKVQLGDDVVDADGQPPITAKGKHVIIIGGGDTGADCLGTAHRQGAASIQQFEIMPKPPESRSERDPWPTYPTLFRVASAHEEGGERIYAVNTERFLGEDGKVTGLRAHEVVFNAGKFEKVEGSDFELQADIVFLAMGFVGPEKPGLLENLGVELTDRGNVARNDAYATSVDGVFVAGDMGRGQSLIVWAIAEGRSAAAAVDAYLTGETALPAPIKPTAAPQR